The segment GTTATCGGAAAATCGATTAGTATCGTCTTACCCGAGGCCGCTCGAGAATTCGCAATAATCAAATATAAGGATGCTTTTAGATCCTACCCGGATATCGTGCAAGTGGAGGCCGAAGCAATCAGAGCTGACGGTAAACTAACGCGCGTTGATTCTCGAATCGGTTTCATAACTCAGGGAGATCGAAGGGTGGCAATGATATCCTACGTGTCTCCTTTGATTCCGGACGCGCCCGATGCGGTCGGAGAAGCGGAACAATTAATCGGCGTCGTTAAAGATAAACTGACGGCAAACTCGATGCTGGTGGAAAGCGTAAGTAAGCTGAACGAAGCCAAGGATGCATTGAAGAAAAATTTCGAGATGTTCCATCTTGCGCTAAAAAACTCGAAAGTGATGTTTTTTTCCCAAGACATAGAGTTGCGCTATACCTGGGTATTTCATCCAAACCTCGGAGATTCCGAAGAAAAGATTATCGGTAAAGGCGAATACGATATTTTCCCGAAAGAAACCGCATACCGGATTACCAGATTAAAAGAGAAAGTCATCAGGACAGGCAAGCCCTTCCGCGGAGAGGTAATTCTTCCATACCGAGGCGAAGACACGTATTTTGATTTAACGGTAGAGCCGTTAAGGCTTCCCGATGGAACCGTCAAAGGTATCACTACGGCCGCAATCGATATCACCGATCAAAAGCAAATCCAAAAGGAATTAGAGGCAATGATCGGTGAAAAAGAAGTGATGCTCAGAGAGATACACCATCGCGTGAAAAATAACTTGGCCATTATTCAAAGCCTATTCGAGTTTTCAAAAATGAGGTTATCCGAGGAAGAAAACGGAGCTTCGCTTCTTCCGATCTTTGAGGATTGCCAAAATAGAATCCGATCAATGGCTTTAATTCATGAG is part of the Leptospira broomii serovar Hurstbridge str. 5399 genome and harbors:
- a CDS encoding PAS domain S-box protein, with protein sequence MEPVVTQTKEESNPITSVPLSIFESAKEAIVITDPDGLILFVNSAFFRFYGVSKKDVIGKSISIVLPEAAREFAIIKYKDAFRSYPDIVQVEAEAIRADGKLTRVDSRIGFITQGDRRVAMISYVSPLIPDAPDAVGEAEQLIGVVKDKLTANSMLVESVSKLNEAKDALKKNFEMFHLALKNSKVMFFSQDIELRYTWVFHPNLGDSEEKIIGKGEYDIFPKETAYRITRLKEKVIRTGKPFRGEVILPYRGEDTYFDLTVEPLRLPDGTVKGITTAAIDITDQKQIQKELEAMIGEKEVMLREIHHRVKNNLAIIQSLFEFSKMRLSEEENGASLLPIFEDCQNRIRSMALIHENLYSARSLGSISLREYIEQLTENVKSSILFDQDKIEVICNLQEVPLDIDRTIHLGMAFNELLTNCFRHAFPKRSGRIQISLTSNRKEAELKIEDDGQGFNPDRKKRTSLGLNLVEAMAKKISGTLESSGTPGEGSVFRIVFPLEKPELF